Genomic segment of Panthera leo isolate Ple1 chromosome B2, P.leo_Ple1_pat1.1, whole genome shotgun sequence:
cagtcttgcgtacaattttattttctcccttcaacCATAATAATATGATATCCAAATTTTGTCTTAACCGGAGGGTCTGTAAACACAGGCTTATCCAGCCCACTTGTGGGCAAGGCAAATGCTGCTTCTTGGAATGGTCCCACCATGGTACCTCTGGTCATCCAACCCAAGTCACCCCCTTGCCTGGCTTTATCTTCACTATACTGTATGGCCACTTCATTGAATCTCATTCCAGACTTCAACTTTTCCATGGCTTCCATGATTTTCCCATGTTTTTCACACAGAATGTGTCTGACTTTTACTGCATTGCCACTACCTTTGGGATCCTGAGCCTTCTTGTCAGAACTGtcactcccagaggctgctctCCCTTTCCCCCCTTTCCCGGAATGGCTTTTTCCCTTGGGCGGCATCTTCGAATCTTGGGGCTGTactctatttctgctttttctaaaGGACTCATTATCAACTTTAATAAACCTCAGATTGATCCCCTTTGGAAAACAATACCTTACTTCCTGTGTCTCTAGcttaatttacaaaaaacaaaacaaaacaaaaaaccaaacatatATCAGAATTGATAATTCACCTCTAATTGAAGAATATTGAACTGACATATACAATatttctgggggcgcctaggtgcctcagtccgttaagtgtcccactcttggttttggctcaggtcatgatctcaggtttagGAATTCGAGCCCCAAATTGTGCTtggtgctgatggcgtggagcctgcttgggattttctgtctccctctctctcttcctctctctcttattctcgaaaataaataagtaaacttaaaaagttttttgaaagcaaaatttaGCTGTAGGACTGTATGTAATAAGATGTGAAATCTGGGTTAAAAATTTAGTCTTGAAATGCCATtagattttgagaaagaatgtggGAGATTTAGGATATGCAGAGAATAAGAAGTTAAATGACTGCACTTCTTTCgagatgcttttttattttagatttttagttGACTTTATAATTGTGTTTATATTAGGAGAAATTGTTAGTGTTTAatctatcatctttatttttggcATTCTATGGCTAAATGGAGTATATAACTGTTAGAAGAAAAGTCCTATGTGAGAACCATCCCCTCATAGCTAGGTTGTCAAGAgtgaactttcaaaaataaaattcagagctCAGTGCAGTTGGGCTGCTTTGGCTATGTGTGCTGTTCTGGTGTATCTGttcctggatagctcagtctTAAATTCATTTATCCACTCTTCCATCAAGCAGCAGTGATTTACTGAGTGTGGACAATAGTAGGCTGTTTAGCATGGTGCTATGaagttacagttttattttattatcgtCTCTTTTTACTCTAGAGGCTTTTCCGTTCACATACCAGTTGCCATTTCTTGCCTTTTGTAGCAGACACTATGAGTGCCACACTCATATCCTTTCAGATTCTCTTAGTATTTCCAGGCATGCCCGCTTGATTTTTAAGGGCCAGCAAATACATCTTTGTTGGGGGCTAACTTTGGGCTACCAAAACTCAGTTTGCCTACATGCTTGTGCAGGCTGAAAGTATGTGAGAAGTAGTATTCCTTAGGCGATGGCCCTTAACCCAGTGACTTACGGTTATAGAGGTATAAATACCAGGCTCCTCACCCCTTTACTGGAATAATTACAGAGCTTCCCTGTGGTGTCCATTGTGGTAGTTGGCTTAAATAATGCACCCTGTAATAGCTgcctttacttttctgtattttcatttccctgtc
This window contains:
- the LOC122220181 gene encoding peptidyl-prolyl cis-trans isomerase NIMA-interacting 4, which produces MPPKGKSHSGKGGKGRAASGSDSSDKKAQDPKGSGNAVKVRHILCEKHGKIMEAMEKLKSGMRFNEVAIQYSEDKARQGGDLGWMTRGTMVGPFQEAAFALPTSGLDKPVFTDPPVKTKFGYHIIMVEGRK